A region from the Altererythrobacter sp. H2 genome encodes:
- a CDS encoding tyrosine-type recombinase/integrase has translation MKDTARHKFLDGKVQLYMRTNSPHWQCSCSIAGKQMRTSTKEESLARAKDVARDWYLGLMGKYRAGEIKEGTPFKKAAQHFLSEYTIITEGERNAKYVEGHGIRLRVHLLPFFGDKMVEEITPGLVQEYRVHRMTSRLDKEGKPKRPSRSTIHSEIITLRHVLKTAQRHGWLAYLPDISAPYKTSGKIAHRAWFSPEEYKQLYKATGERAKNPKKERWRSACEDLHDYVLFMVNSGLRPDEAKRIELRDVEIVADGPKDEKILHIAVRGKRGVGYCKTMPGAVLPFQRMKKRHNLGPTDLIFPKIQRELFNTILDELGMKSDREGNPRTAYSLRHTYISFRLIEGADIYQVAKNCRTSVEMIEKFYASHIKDMIDASAINTRRPKR, from the coding sequence ATGAAGGATACAGCCCGCCACAAGTTTCTTGACGGAAAAGTTCAGCTCTACATGCGGACCAACAGTCCGCATTGGCAATGCTCCTGCTCAATTGCAGGGAAGCAGATGCGAACGTCCACCAAGGAAGAAAGCCTAGCCCGAGCCAAGGATGTCGCCCGCGACTGGTATCTCGGTCTTATGGGCAAATACCGTGCCGGTGAAATCAAAGAAGGCACGCCATTCAAGAAGGCGGCCCAACACTTCCTCTCGGAATACACCATCATCACCGAAGGCGAACGCAACGCGAAATATGTCGAAGGCCATGGCATCCGTCTCCGTGTCCATCTGCTACCGTTCTTTGGCGACAAAATGGTGGAGGAGATCACCCCCGGCCTTGTGCAAGAGTATCGCGTCCACCGCATGACCTCGCGCCTCGACAAAGAGGGCAAGCCTAAGCGCCCATCGCGCTCGACCATCCATTCAGAAATCATCACGCTGCGGCACGTGCTGAAAACAGCCCAGCGGCACGGATGGCTGGCCTACCTGCCGGACATTTCTGCACCATACAAAACCTCTGGTAAGATCGCGCACCGCGCATGGTTCTCACCCGAGGAATATAAGCAGCTTTACAAGGCCACCGGCGAACGGGCGAAAAACCCCAAGAAGGAGCGGTGGCGGTCAGCCTGCGAAGATCTCCACGACTATGTGCTGTTCATGGTGAACAGCGGCCTACGTCCCGACGAGGCCAAGCGCATCGAGCTGCGCGACGTGGAGATTGTCGCAGACGGGCCAAAGGACGAGAAAATCCTTCACATCGCCGTGCGCGGCAAGCGCGGCGTCGGCTACTGCAAAACCATGCCAGGGGCGGTGCTGCCGTTCCAGCGCATGAAGAAACGTCACAACCTCGGTCCAACGGACCTCATTTTTCCGAAAATTCAGCGCGAGCTGTTCAATACCATTTTGGACGAACTGGGGATGAAATCAGACCGCGAGGGCAACCCGCGCACGGCCTACAGCCTGCGCCATACTTATATCTCATTCCGCCTGATAGAAGGGGCAGACATCTACCAAGTCGCCAAGAATTGCCGCACCAGCGTCGAAATGATTGAGAAATTCTATGCTTCCCATATTAAGGATATGATCGACGCATCGGCGATCAATACACGACGACCAAAACGGTAA
- a CDS encoding nucleotidyltransferase family protein: MEREVALARLRPLEQRLRQQGVSALYLFGSTARGEADDKSDLDLLFEYVPDRGFSLFDQAGLQVELSEYLNTKVDFIPRRGLRDRVRQRVEADMVQVF; the protein is encoded by the coding sequence ATGGAACGAGAGGTAGCATTGGCCCGGTTGAGGCCGTTGGAACAAAGGCTGCGCCAGCAAGGCGTTTCGGCCCTGTATCTCTTTGGCTCTACGGCGCGCGGCGAGGCGGACGATAAATCGGACCTCGACCTTCTTTTTGAATATGTGCCGGATCGTGGGTTTAGTTTGTTCGATCAAGCCGGGCTTCAAGTGGAGCTTTCCGAATATCTGAATACCAAGGTCGATTTCATACCCCGCAGAGGATTACGCGATAGGGTCAGGCAGCGAGTAGAAGCTGACATGGTGCAGGTCTTTTAA
- a CDS encoding type I restriction-modification system subunit M, which translates to MQREEIRSLSGFVWSVADILRGDFKQSEYGKVILPFVVLRRLDCILESAKDAVLEAANSIPEGVDDATRDMILFGAVGDNVKVYNLSRFTLTTLKGQDPGQLHANLVDYITKFSTNVRDIFLDKFLFTDQLKRLKEGDILWNVFERFTEIDLHPDAVSNIEMGYLFEELIRRFSEISNETAGEHFTPREVISLIVDLLIANDDTKLTGRGIIRQVYDPACGTGGMLALTEAALQEFNPSIRVELFGQELNGESFGICKSDMLVTGHDPEQIAFGNTLTHDAHKDKRFHYMLSNPPYGVDWKKYQDAIKAEADLMGSDGRFGAGTPRISDGQLLFLQHMISKMRDDEIGSRIGIVMNGSPLFSGGAGSGESEIRRWMFEKDWVEAIVALPTDLFYNTGIQTYVWLLTNRKPANRRGKVQLIDASGERFWRSMRKSLGSKRREIPEEARADIVRIYEGFLNGDSGAGDVAKIFDVADFGYREIRVERPLRLNFQANQERIARLAAEKVYARLAEDEREEIEVALLGMGDKLFTNREAFENTLAKALKADGVKIAGPVKKAILSALSERDEEADICTDKDGNPEPDTDLRDHELVPLNEDWREYVAREVKPFAADAWVDESYRDARDREIGRVGYEINFNRYFYRYTPPRPLDEIDAELKALEVEIAGLLQEVAA; encoded by the coding sequence ATGCAAAGAGAGGAAATCCGCAGCCTTAGCGGATTTGTGTGGTCAGTCGCGGATATACTTCGTGGGGACTTCAAGCAGTCTGAATACGGCAAAGTTATCCTTCCTTTTGTCGTATTGCGCCGACTGGACTGCATCCTTGAATCTGCCAAGGACGCCGTTCTCGAAGCTGCAAATTCGATTCCCGAAGGCGTGGACGACGCCACTCGCGACATGATTTTGTTCGGCGCGGTGGGGGATAACGTGAAAGTTTACAACCTGTCCCGTTTCACGCTGACCACCCTCAAGGGCCAAGACCCCGGTCAGCTTCATGCCAATCTGGTCGACTATATCACCAAGTTTTCGACTAACGTCCGCGACATCTTTCTCGACAAGTTTCTGTTCACGGACCAGCTCAAGCGTCTCAAAGAGGGGGATATCCTCTGGAACGTCTTTGAGCGTTTCACAGAAATCGACCTGCATCCAGATGCCGTCAGCAACATTGAGATGGGCTACCTGTTCGAGGAGCTAATCCGCCGCTTCTCGGAAATTTCTAACGAGACTGCGGGTGAGCACTTCACCCCTCGCGAGGTGATTAGCCTGATCGTGGATTTGCTGATCGCCAACGACGATACCAAGCTGACTGGGCGCGGCATCATCAGGCAGGTCTATGACCCGGCCTGCGGTACGGGAGGTATGCTCGCACTTACAGAAGCTGCTTTACAGGAGTTTAATCCTTCAATCCGCGTCGAATTGTTCGGGCAGGAATTGAACGGTGAATCCTTCGGCATCTGTAAATCCGACATGCTCGTGACGGGCCACGATCCTGAGCAGATCGCCTTTGGCAACACGCTCACGCATGACGCACATAAGGATAAGCGATTCCACTACATGTTGTCGAACCCGCCTTACGGCGTGGACTGGAAAAAGTATCAAGACGCGATTAAGGCCGAAGCTGACTTAATGGGCTCCGATGGCCGCTTCGGTGCAGGGACGCCGCGCATTTCCGATGGCCAGCTTCTCTTCCTTCAACACATGATCTCTAAAATGCGAGACGATGAAATTGGCTCGCGCATTGGCATCGTCATGAACGGTTCGCCCTTATTTTCTGGTGGAGCGGGGTCCGGTGAAAGCGAAATCCGTCGATGGATGTTTGAGAAAGATTGGGTTGAGGCGATTGTAGCTCTCCCCACCGACTTGTTCTATAACACCGGCATTCAGACCTATGTATGGTTACTAACCAACCGCAAGCCCGCCAATCGCCGGGGCAAGGTGCAGCTGATCGACGCCAGCGGCGAACGGTTCTGGCGCTCCATGCGCAAATCTCTAGGCTCCAAGCGCCGAGAGATACCCGAAGAAGCTCGCGCCGACATCGTGCGCATTTACGAAGGGTTCCTGAACGGTGATAGCGGTGCAGGCGACGTTGCAAAAATCTTTGACGTTGCCGACTTCGGCTATCGTGAAATCCGCGTCGAACGCCCGCTGCGCCTGAATTTTCAGGCAAATCAAGAGCGGATCGCCCGCCTCGCTGCGGAGAAGGTGTATGCGCGCCTGGCAGAAGACGAGCGGGAAGAGATCGAAGTCGCCTTGCTGGGGATGGGAGACAAGCTTTTCACCAACCGCGAGGCCTTCGAGAATACGTTGGCTAAGGCGCTCAAGGCAGATGGTGTGAAGATTGCTGGGCCAGTCAAAAAAGCAATTCTTTCAGCACTCTCCGAGCGCGACGAGGAAGCTGACATTTGCACTGACAAGGACGGCAATCCAGAACCGGACACAGATTTGCGCGATCATGAGCTTGTGCCGCTTAATGAAGACTGGCGCGAGTATGTGGCGCGAGAGGTGAAGCCATTCGCTGCCGATGCGTGGGTGGATGAATCCTACCGCGACGCCCGCGACCGCGAAATCGGCCGCGTCGGTTACGAGATCAACTTCAATCGCTATTTCTACCGCTACACTCCGCCGCGCCCGCTTGATGAAATCGACGCGGAACTTAAGGCGCTGGAAGTAGAGATCGCGGGCCTACTGCAAGAGGTTGCGGCGTGA
- a CDS encoding DUF262 domain-containing protein produces the protein MSGIVGEAKTVRKLLKGEKYSIDYYQREYKWGEKQARELIDDLTGKFLEEYQPTHARKKIAEYPHYFLGAIIVSKKEGANYLVDGQQRLTSLTLLLILLRNLQRERDDLVNVDELIVSEKFGEKSFNLDVDERAPCMAALFEQEDFDPTDRSESVQNLYARYEDMKSAWPEELRGDALPYFIDWLMENVHLVEITAYSDDDAYTIFETMNDRGLSLSPTDMLKGYLLANIAENKRVAANNRWRSRIAELNEAGKEVESDFFKAWLRSQFATKIRERKRGAKPEDFDRIGTEFHRWLRDTSRANGLIGEDDFFRFIERDFDFYARHYLLAMKASQTRVPGLEAVQYNSQNGFTLQYMLLLAPLKPEDDPNIAKLKMNIVARFVDILIARRIWNFRSIAYSTMQYAMFLVMREIRGLDVQALAAKLVEQLSEQDETFESNDRLYVHQQNRYLIHRLLARLTEYVETQSGQPSRYPEYVAEGRERYEVEHIWANHAERHTDEFSHPADFAEYRNRIGGLLLLPKAFNASYGDLPYKDKLLHYRTQNLLAHSLHPDCYDRNPGFVRFVKESGLPFEAVPDFAKVNLDDRGRLYQSLAERVWNPQDLLEMGAQ, from the coding sequence ATGAGCGGAATTGTTGGGGAAGCGAAAACAGTTCGCAAGCTTCTGAAAGGCGAGAAGTATTCCATTGACTACTATCAGCGCGAATACAAATGGGGCGAGAAGCAAGCCCGCGAGTTGATCGATGATCTCACCGGCAAGTTCCTTGAAGAATATCAGCCCACCCACGCACGCAAGAAGATTGCCGAATATCCCCACTATTTCCTCGGCGCGATTATCGTAAGTAAGAAGGAGGGGGCCAACTATCTCGTTGACGGGCAACAACGCCTCACCAGCCTTACCCTGCTTCTGATCCTTCTGCGAAATCTTCAGCGCGAACGCGATGACCTCGTGAACGTCGATGAGCTGATTGTCTCCGAAAAGTTCGGCGAAAAATCATTCAACTTGGACGTTGATGAGCGCGCGCCGTGCATGGCTGCACTCTTCGAGCAGGAGGACTTTGACCCCACCGACCGTTCGGAATCCGTGCAGAACCTGTATGCGCGATACGAGGACATGAAGAGTGCGTGGCCGGAAGAATTGCGCGGTGATGCGCTCCCTTACTTCATCGACTGGCTGATGGAAAACGTCCATTTGGTAGAAATCACAGCGTATTCAGACGACGACGCTTACACGATCTTCGAGACGATGAATGATCGCGGACTGTCACTCAGCCCAACGGATATGCTCAAAGGATATCTGCTGGCGAATATCGCTGAGAACAAGCGTGTCGCCGCCAACAACCGTTGGCGTTCCCGCATCGCTGAATTGAACGAAGCGGGCAAGGAAGTGGAATCAGACTTTTTCAAGGCATGGCTTCGCAGTCAGTTCGCTACAAAAATCCGTGAGCGCAAGCGCGGAGCCAAACCAGAGGACTTCGACCGCATTGGCACGGAGTTCCACCGATGGTTACGCGACACCAGCAGAGCGAACGGCTTGATCGGAGAGGATGACTTCTTCCGCTTCATCGAGCGCGATTTCGACTTTTACGCGCGACACTATCTGCTGGCTATGAAAGCATCCCAAACGCGCGTGCCGGGGCTGGAAGCTGTTCAATACAATTCACAAAACGGGTTCACGCTTCAATACATGCTTCTGCTTGCTCCGCTCAAACCGGAGGACGACCCCAACATCGCCAAGCTGAAAATGAATATAGTCGCGCGTTTCGTGGACATCCTGATTGCCCGGCGCATTTGGAATTTTCGCAGTATCGCATATTCGACGATGCAATACGCAATGTTCCTGGTTATGCGCGAGATCAGGGGCCTCGATGTTCAAGCTTTGGCTGCCAAGCTGGTCGAGCAGCTTTCAGAGCAGGATGAGACGTTCGAGAGTAATGACCGACTCTATGTGCACCAGCAGAACCGATACCTGATCCACCGGCTACTGGCACGTCTGACTGAGTATGTGGAAACGCAGTCGGGACAGCCTTCTCGCTATCCTGAATATGTTGCCGAAGGGCGCGAACGCTACGAGGTCGAACATATTTGGGCGAACCATGCCGAACGGCATACTGACGAGTTCTCGCATCCCGCCGACTTTGCGGAGTATCGCAATCGTATCGGCGGACTTCTGCTCCTGCCGAAAGCCTTTAATGCTAGCTACGGCGATCTTCCCTACAAAGACAAGCTTCTGCACTACCGGACGCAGAACCTACTGGCGCACTCTCTTCACCCCGATTGCTACGACCGAAATCCGGGCTTCGTCCGTTTCGTGAAGGAGTCTGGATTGCCGTTCGAGGCCGTTCCGGATTTTGCGAAGGTGAATCTTGATGATCGGGGACGACTTTATCAGAGTTTGGCGGAGCGCGTTTGGAACCCACAAGACCTTTTAGAAATGGGGGCGCAATGA
- a CDS encoding restriction endonuclease subunit S, which produces MREGYEVHPAMPGDFVISMSSFLHGFEYCTRYGGISPDYTLLRPRFDEQIGRFLRYSLKSDFLIQQLTVFRNGIRQGQRLQWNRVRYVKIPVPDADAASVVADFLDCETARIDQLIEKKRLFVTGVARRIEALVDQAISDADVPRIRFEHLTHRVSRPVTLSEHDELVRLGLYNRGRGIFKKPAADEEGMGDSEFCFVEAGDLILSGQFAWEGAVAIATAEEEGCVVSHRYPVYRGKAGVSTSYLLGLFRSSYGDFLLNEASRGSAGRNRPLNIRRLGKEKIPVAGLALQQAVEQAVDFERRLKGKTEQSIARLEEFRAALITAAVTGQIDVATWGKHSQTDRRLDRIEEALRA; this is translated from the coding sequence ATGCGCGAGGGATATGAGGTGCATCCTGCCATGCCGGGAGATTTTGTGATCTCCATGAGCAGCTTCCTTCACGGTTTTGAATATTGCACGCGCTACGGCGGTATTTCTCCTGACTACACCCTGCTGCGCCCCCGCTTTGATGAGCAAATTGGCAGGTTTCTTAGATATTCCTTGAAATCCGATTTTCTGATCCAACAGCTAACCGTGTTCCGAAATGGCATCCGGCAAGGTCAGCGGCTTCAATGGAATAGGGTGCGCTATGTTAAAATTCCCGTTCCAGATGCTGATGCCGCAAGCGTAGTTGCGGATTTCCTAGACTGTGAAACCGCCCGCATCGACCAGTTGATCGAGAAGAAACGCCTTTTCGTGACCGGCGTGGCGCGTCGGATTGAGGCGCTTGTGGATCAAGCAATTTCAGACGCCGATGTTCCACGCATACGATTTGAGCACCTCACGCATCGCGTTTCTCGTCCGGTTACGTTATCCGAGCATGATGAGCTGGTTCGGCTTGGCCTCTATAACCGGGGGCGCGGCATTTTCAAAAAGCCCGCTGCCGATGAAGAAGGCATGGGCGATTCCGAGTTCTGCTTCGTTGAGGCTGGCGACCTAATCCTCAGCGGCCAATTCGCATGGGAGGGCGCAGTCGCCATCGCGACCGCCGAGGAAGAAGGCTGCGTCGTCTCGCACCGATACCCTGTTTATCGCGGCAAGGCCGGGGTTAGCACCTCGTATTTACTCGGTCTCTTTCGCAGCAGCTACGGTGATTTCCTTCTCAATGAAGCGTCGAGAGGTTCGGCTGGTCGCAACCGCCCCCTGAACATCCGCCGACTTGGAAAGGAAAAAATCCCGGTTGCCGGATTGGCATTGCAGCAGGCCGTTGAGCAAGCGGTCGATTTCGAGCGGCGGTTAAAGGGAAAAACAGAACAGTCGATTGCCCGGTTAGAGGAGTTCCGTGCCGCGCTCATCACCGCAGCCGTGACCGGACAAATCGACGTGGCGACTTGGGGCAAGCATAGTCAGACAGATCGTCGCCTTGACCGGATTGAGGAGGCCTTGCGGGCATGA
- a CDS encoding type IV secretion system DNA-binding domain-containing protein codes for MMPDWIIPVAIAIALGLALLFAPTRRLLRKALNLIPALALLVIGLAAYVLWRPVNWLIARVPFLANASERFAAGVERIGTRKTGLPAGDRAAIARELWPEQLYPFLYQEVPDDIRRPLWEDGKLVGGQDIPWAADRHFGAGMTKAAGQCGLAATIIALIAQPLLLLAWKGVTSPDVTAAPVLYEQFPGEEPAYVSGWDVWQAVAADFAASLFGGAITVFGLLAAWLLIAIGIGILVAIAAIEHWRREASAPYEVLSKDAHVRWPYRAEAREIARAGYVRQVAHATGFLEDAPLFEIGKGTGTFRVRGDMAAPSKGQTLALDGEALFQHLLVFGGTGDGKTTAILKPLLRQVFAEPECGAYITDAKGVLWHDAEKIAAAAGRSGDVLRIGTGTGELGVNITASLAPNHIAAVLRSVLAQVGGAQGDTFWPDMAANLMRHALTIGRAYAATPEGEGESKRLHPSSLWWAYQAVLDDKRLQSACDAISRANKACLEVMEEARKAGDQDALLRQIDLTRVLSSSDVAASQSYVTATWKDMAKDTKTGITANISQLMDGFAGAPALRERFLCGLNEDTASLDAPLNGKIALVTLNTMEDGLPARLVAILLKTVLYREARRREATLKKQGGSPQANPCIVMMDEVQELATVDPTSGLSDATFWNVARSTGIAGVFATQTVAALTQAMGKDAAENFMQQARSKIFLRSEDQATVSYACWLAGEFERNRVFGEGQWESLDQRELISGWSPFAPLDDDAPPPNAGGAGFYFKAARGFLDSAAIGAATAKPTYAPDMRFVPEATDQATQLAALSAQQQAAWRQEDRDRQYRSEGNAMAPAMTPADFIAMGRWHAYAHIQRAGIARQDVVALSHEF; via the coding sequence ATGATGCCAGACTGGATCATCCCCGTTGCCATTGCCATTGCTCTCGGACTGGCCTTGCTATTTGCGCCCACCCGCAGACTCTTGCGCAAGGCGCTCAATCTCATTCCAGCGCTAGCGCTGCTTGTTATCGGCCTTGCCGCCTACGTGCTGTGGAGGCCCGTCAATTGGCTTATTGCGCGCGTGCCCTTCCTTGCCAACGCAAGCGAACGCTTCGCGGCAGGGGTGGAGCGCATCGGCACTCGCAAGACCGGATTGCCCGCTGGCGATCGCGCGGCGATCGCGCGGGAGCTGTGGCCCGAACAACTCTATCCGTTCCTCTATCAAGAGGTGCCGGACGATATTCGCCGCCCCTTATGGGAGGACGGCAAGCTCGTTGGCGGTCAAGATATTCCGTGGGCGGCCGACCGCCATTTCGGCGCAGGGATGACCAAAGCCGCAGGGCAATGCGGCCTCGCAGCAACCATCATCGCGCTGATCGCGCAACCGCTGTTACTGCTGGCGTGGAAGGGCGTCACGTCGCCGGACGTGACTGCCGCGCCTGTTCTATATGAGCAGTTCCCCGGCGAAGAGCCTGCCTATGTTTCGGGCTGGGATGTATGGCAGGCCGTCGCGGCAGATTTTGCCGCCAGCCTGTTTGGCGGTGCCATCACCGTTTTTGGCTTGCTGGCCGCGTGGCTGTTGATCGCTATAGGCATCGGCATTCTTGTCGCCATCGCCGCGATTGAACATTGGCGACGTGAAGCATCTGCACCTTACGAGGTGCTGTCCAAGGACGCTCACGTGCGCTGGCCCTACCGCGCCGAAGCGCGAGAAATTGCCCGCGCAGGCTATGTGCGACAGGTCGCTCATGCCACGGGGTTTTTGGAAGACGCGCCGCTCTTTGAGATCGGCAAAGGCACGGGCACCTTCCGTGTGCGCGGCGATATGGCCGCGCCAAGCAAAGGACAAACCCTCGCGCTCGATGGAGAGGCCTTGTTCCAGCATCTGCTGGTGTTCGGTGGCACCGGCGACGGCAAAACCACCGCAATCCTCAAACCCCTGTTGCGTCAGGTATTCGCGGAGCCGGAGTGCGGCGCATACATCACCGATGCCAAGGGCGTGCTGTGGCATGACGCGGAAAAAATCGCCGCCGCTGCGGGGCGGTCGGGTGACGTGCTGCGTATCGGCACAGGCACGGGCGAACTTGGCGTGAATATCACCGCCAGCCTTGCGCCCAATCATATCGCCGCCGTCCTGCGCTCGGTTCTCGCACAGGTCGGCGGAGCGCAGGGTGACACCTTCTGGCCTGACATGGCCGCAAACCTGATGCGCCACGCGCTCACTATTGGGCGTGCCTATGCCGCGACGCCGGAGGGTGAAGGCGAGTCAAAGCGCCTGCATCCGTCGAGCCTGTGGTGGGCGTATCAGGCAGTGCTGGACGACAAGCGGCTGCAATCGGCGTGCGACGCGATAAGCCGCGCCAATAAAGCCTGCCTTGAAGTCATGGAGGAAGCCCGCAAGGCGGGCGATCAAGACGCGCTTTTGCGCCAGATCGACCTTACGCGCGTGCTGTCATCATCCGATGTTGCTGCCAGCCAGTCCTATGTGACGGCCACATGGAAAGACATGGCAAAGGACACCAAGACGGGCATCACCGCCAATATCTCGCAGCTTATGGACGGGTTCGCGGGCGCGCCTGCTTTGCGCGAGCGTTTCTTGTGCGGGCTGAATGAGGATACCGCCAGCCTGGACGCGCCGCTCAATGGCAAAATCGCGCTTGTGACCCTGAATACGATGGAGGACGGCTTGCCCGCGCGCCTTGTCGCCATCCTGCTCAAGACGGTGCTGTATCGGGAAGCGCGGCGGCGCGAGGCTACGTTGAAAAAGCAGGGCGGCAGCCCGCAGGCCAATCCCTGCATTGTGATGATGGACGAGGTGCAGGAACTTGCGACCGTTGACCCCACATCCGGCCTCAGCGACGCGACGTTTTGGAACGTCGCGCGCTCCACTGGAATAGCGGGCGTATTCGCTACGCAGACGGTGGCGGCGCTGACGCAGGCAATGGGCAAAGACGCCGCCGAAAACTTCATGCAACAGGCCCGCAGCAAGATATTCCTGCGTAGCGAAGATCAGGCCACCGTGTCCTATGCCTGTTGGCTGGCGGGAGAGTTCGAGCGCAACCGCGTGTTTGGCGAGGGGCAATGGGAGAGCTTAGATCAGCGGGAATTGATAAGCGGCTGGTCGCCCTTTGCACCGCTGGACGATGACGCCCCGCCACCCAATGCGGGCGGGGCGGGGTTCTACTTTAAGGCCGCGCGGGGCTTCTTGGACAGTGCGGCCATTGGCGCGGCAACCGCCAAGCCGACCTATGCACCAGACATGCGCTTCGTGCCGGAAGCGACCGATCAGGCCACCCAGCTTGCGGCCTTGAGCGCCCAACAGCAAGCGGCATGGCGGCAAGAGGATCGTGACCGCCAATACCGCTCAGAAGGCAACGCGATGGCACCCGCAATGACTCCGGCGGACTTCATCGCAATGGGGCGCTGGCACGCATACGCCCATATCCAACGGGCAGGGATAGCACGACAAGACGTAGTGGCACTGTCGCACGAGTTCTGA
- a CDS encoding HepT-like ribonuclease domain-containing protein, translating to MSRDLSDNLDNLQVLIQRIEDSLKDRSYEDYLNDQDLQDATTYRLSMLGEITGKLPDDVKERHPDIPWNKIRGLRNVASHDYFSNMPDMVWEGTRSLEPIKQMIREELARIEAEQRDGGRRR from the coding sequence ATGAGCCGCGACCTGAGCGATAACCTCGACAATCTCCAAGTGTTGATTCAACGCATAGAGGACAGTTTGAAGGATAGGTCTTACGAGGACTATCTGAATGACCAAGACCTTCAGGATGCAACCACTTATCGTCTATCAATGCTTGGGGAAATAACGGGCAAGCTGCCTGACGATGTGAAAGAGCGGCATCCAGACATACCTTGGAATAAGATACGCGGTTTGAGAAACGTCGCCAGCCACGACTATTTCAGCAACATGCCTGACATGGTGTGGGAAGGAACGCGGTCGCTCGAACCTATCAAGCAAATGATCCGCGAAGAACTAGCGCGCATCGAAGCGGAACAGCGCGACGGTGGCCGCAGGCGCTAA
- a CDS encoding abortive infection family protein — protein MRLTAKSLESLTGIITGDSRKSPYRSGPQLVGFFNDFGESDLYGQGFPSRAQFARAKLDKFNGTDTMKDIVSTAFDFIGEDGFNAENVAYQFNQILSRDGFRLVKKDDYGWMEGDREVRINPRFEVSSIGQSVMAPTSLVAISHEAITEQVRKASQKIESGDYSGAITNAYTLVEHLLKLLLAETATAFKETEGDIRALYKALQPSLNLDPAKLEEPLKPIAGGFQSLIGGLYEMANKGSDRHARRFNPARHHAKLAVNAAFALCDFLVESRDYQKARAANALEKEDAA, from the coding sequence ATGAGATTGACCGCTAAATCTCTTGAATCCCTGACTGGAATCATCACGGGCGATTCCCGAAAAAGTCCATATCGGTCCGGCCCTCAGCTTGTCGGCTTTTTCAATGATTTCGGCGAAAGCGACCTCTATGGGCAGGGTTTTCCCTCACGCGCTCAATTCGCGCGCGCCAAATTGGACAAGTTTAATGGCACGGACACGATGAAGGATATCGTGTCCACAGCCTTTGATTTTATCGGCGAAGATGGTTTCAATGCCGAGAACGTGGCCTATCAGTTCAATCAAATTCTGTCCCGTGATGGCTTCCGACTTGTCAAGAAAGATGATTACGGTTGGATGGAAGGGGATAGGGAAGTCAGGATCAATCCACGTTTTGAAGTCAGCTCCATTGGGCAAAGCGTCATGGCACCTACAAGCCTTGTCGCGATCAGCCATGAGGCCATCACCGAGCAAGTGCGCAAGGCCAGTCAGAAAATTGAGTCCGGCGATTACTCTGGTGCGATCACCAACGCCTATACTTTGGTTGAGCACCTCCTAAAGCTCTTGCTCGCAGAAACGGCCACAGCTTTCAAGGAAACCGAGGGTGATATCAGGGCGCTCTACAAGGCGCTACAGCCATCCTTAAACCTTGACCCTGCCAAACTTGAGGAGCCGCTAAAGCCGATAGCGGGCGGCTTCCAGTCATTGATCGGCGGACTTTACGAAATGGCCAACAAGGGCAGCGATCGCCACGCTCGTCGCTTCAATCCCGCGCGGCATCACGCTAAGCTAGCCGTCAATGCGGCCTTCGCTCTTTGCGATTTTCTTGTTGAGAGTCGAGACTATCAGAAAGCACGGGCGGCCAATGCTCTAGAAAAAGAGGATGCGGCATGA